The stretch of DNA TCGACGCGGTGGGCCGCCACCGGGGCGCCGGACTGGGAGGAGGCCATGATGAAAGGGAACAGACCCTAAATCAGCTTCTCGTAGAGATGGACGGGTTTGAGTCGAATGAGGGGGTTATTATCGTCGCGGCCACCAACAGGCCGGATGTCCTTGACCCGGCCTTGCTCAGGCCCGGCCGGTTTGACAGGCAGATAGTCGTACCCACACCTGATATCCGCGGCCGTGAAGGTATTTTGAGAGTGCATTCGCGAAATATGCCCATGGATAGTGATGTGAATTTGAGCGTCCTGGCGCGGGGCACGCCCGGCTTCAGCGGAGCGGATCTGGAAAACATGGTTAATGAGGCAGCCTTACTCGCAGCCCGGAAGAATAAGGAAAAACTCCAGATGTCTGATTTTGAGGAGGCCAAGGACAAGGTCATGATGGGCACGGAGAGGCGTAGTATGATCATCACTGAGGAAGAAAAACGCATAACCGCCTTTCATGAAGCCGGCCATGCCCTGGTAGCTAAACTCCTGCCCGGGGCTGATCCCATCCATAAAGTAACCATCATTCCCCGCGGCAGGGCACTGGGTCTTACCCAACAACTACCTATTGATGAGAGGCATACCTATCAAAAGGACTATCTGATTAATAATCTCGTCATTCTCCTGGGAGGACGGGCGGCCGAGGAGCTTGTTTTAAAACAGTTTACTACCGGCGCCGGCAATGATATCGAACGGGCTACCGAATTGGCACGTAAGATGGTTTGTAACTGGGGTATGAGCGAAGATATGGGGCCGCTGTCTTTTGGCAAGAAGGAAGAGCACATCTTTTTGGGTAAGGAAATAGCTCAGCACAAGGATTATAGCGAGGCAACAGCGGTTCGGATTGATGAGGAGATTAAACGGCTGGTAACGGAAAGTTATCAACGCGCTAAAGACATTATCCATGAGAATATACAGTCCCTGCATAAGCTGGCCGCCTCCTTACTGGAACGGGAGTCGCTGGATGCGGGAGACATCGACAATATCTTAGGGTTAAACGGAAGAAGAGAGCCGACAGCAGCTTAACGCCAGATCCGCTTATACCGGATGTCATTAGTCAATGGTCAGTTGGCACTGGTAAGAATGGTCAGCCTTCCACACTGAACCGATGACCGATGACTAATGGCCAGTGTGCCTATAGTAAGGGACCTTCCTTACATTTATTTAGTGTTCATCCGGAAATTACTGTTTACGGCTTCACGCTTTCAGCGATCAGCGATTAGCTGTCAGCAAAAATCTAAGACAAGCAACACATTAAGCTGAACGCTGATAGCTGAGTGCTGATTGCTCCGTCCGGAATCCTTGAGTTTCCGGATGGAGCCTAGTTAAAGTATCCGGCCTACGGTCGGCCTATGGCCGGGTGTCTTTTGGTTATCATGGATGAAGAGGGTTTGACATTGGTCTGCAAGGGCAGGGTGCTGTCCTTTGGTGTAAAGACCTATGTAATGGGCATACTTAATGTCACGCCGGATTCATTTTCTGACGGCGGACGCTATACGGCGCCGGATGCGGCCCTTAAGCACGCGGAAGATATGATTGGGGCCGGGGTGGACATCATTGACGTAGGCGGAGAATCCACCCGTCCTTTTGCGCAGCCTGTCTCCGTCCGGGAAGAACTGTCCCGGGTGGTGCCCGTGATAGAGGCTATCCGAAGACGATGGGATGTCCTGCTCTCTATAGATACTTATAAGGCCGAAGTAGCCGGTGCAGCCGTTTCTGCCGGCGCGGACATAGTCAACGATGTTACGGCGCTGCGTTATGACCCGGCCATGGTTGATGTGCTTCTCAAACATCAGGTCCCGGCCATTCTTATGCACATGCAGGGAATGCCGCAAGACATGCAGGTAATGCCTTATTATGACGATGTGGTGGGGGAAGTAATGGCTTTTTTGCGTGAACGCCTGGCCTGGGCTGAGACAAGGGGGATGGATAGAAATAGATTTATTCTCGATCCCGGCATCGGCTTTGGCAAGAACGCGGATCACAACTTAATGCTTCTTCGGTCTATCTCTGCTTTTCAGGAACTGGGGCGGCCCATCCTGATCGGGCCGTCACGCAAGAGTTTTATAGGCAAGATATTGGATATCGACGTTGGGGAAAGGGATGGGGCTACGCAGGCCGTAGTGGCTGTGGGTGTCTGGGAGGGCGCGCATATAGTGCGGGTACATGATGTGCGTTCTGCCGTATACACGGTCCGCATAGTAGAAGCCATCAGAAAGGGCAGCGTTCAGCATACAGCAGTCAGCCATTAGCTATAATGATAGAAAGCACGCAGGAAAATGATTGAATATTTGACTACATTGCGCTGGCAGGATGTCCTGGACATCTTGCTGGTAGCCTTTATTATCTATGAGATAATCCTTTTTATTCGCGGTACCCGGGCAGTGCAGATGGTGGCCGGCCTGGCTATTCTGGTCGTTTTCTATTTCATGGCGCGCGAGGTGGGACTGCAAACCCTGCACTGGCTGCTCGGCACCTTTTTAAGCTCCTTTTTTCTTTTAGTGGTCATCATTTTTCAGGATGACATTCGCCGGGCCTTAATGCAGGTCGGCCGTACCCCGTTTCTAAAGGCAGATACAGCCACGCTGCAAATTTTGGAAGAGGTGGTCCGGTCGGCTGTATCGCTGTCGAATAAGGGAATTGGTGGATTAATAGCTATCGAGAGGGAGGCCGGCCTGAAGGACTACCTGGAATCCGGCGTGCCCATCGATGCCCGGGTCAGCCGGGAGATACTCTTGAGTATCTTTTATCCGACCTCACCCATACATGATGGAGCAGTCATCATTCGTAATGGCCGCATCTCGCATGCGGGGTGTTTTTTGCCTCTTTCCACCAACCCTTTTTTGAGCAAAAAATTAGGTACGCGCCACCGGGCTGCAGTCGGCCTGACCGAGCATACCGATGCGGTGGTAGTAGTGGTCTCGGAGGAGACCGGGACTATCTCTGCGGCTATTGACAGCAAAATAACACGCGATCTCGACGCTGCGACCTTAAGAAATATGCTTCAGGGTATCTGGAGAGAGGAAAAGGACGGCAGGCAGTGGTGGAAGAAACTCATGGGTACAAAGATTAAAAAATGAAGGCCGGCAAGACGCAGAGATTCTGGAGAAAGAATATCGGGCTTAAGCTCTTAGCCCTGGCGTTTGCCCTATTTTTGTGGTTCTTTGTGGTGGGGGAGGAAAAGGCCGAGGTAAGTCTTAGTGTCCCCCTGGAATTGGTTAACATGCCTGATGATCTGGTTATCAGCAATGAGTTTAGCGGCGCGATAGATGTGCGTATCTATGGGCCGCGTAGTCTGGTGCGTGAACTGGTCACCCGGCGTCTTAGCCATGTGGTGGATTTGGCTAAGGCCACACCGGGAAAGATGACATTACATATTACTCCTGAAGGTATCCGTCTCCCGGGGGAGGTCCAGGTAACACGTATTCATCCTTCCCAGGTGAACCTGGTCCTGGAGCCGCTGTCCCGGCGGGAAGCGCCGGTTGAGGCCGTGTTAAAAGGCGCAATAGCCGCTGATTATGAGCTAAAGGGCGTGGAACTTAAACCGGCTAAGGTAGTTTTGTCCGGTGCGGTCAGGGAAGTGGCTAAGGTAAAAAAGGTCTTGACCCGGCCCATTGATATTTCAGGACTTAGTGTAAGCACGAAGGCTGTAGTAGGTCTTGACTTGCAGAGGTATCACCTGAGGGTGGTGGGTGAACCACAGGTGACTGCCTATATACAGGTTGAAGAAAAGATTATACGGAAAAGCCTGGTTATACCTGTGGAGGGTGCGGGTGCGGCCTATGGGTATAAGATTGACCCCCGTAACATAGAAGTATCAATGCAGGGACCGGTGAGTGTGCTGCGAAATGCGGCCCGGAAACAGGATATCCGGGCGGTGGTGCAATTGGGGGGACTCGGTCCCGGCACGTATGTGAGGCGGCCTGTTGTTGAAGCCCCGGCAGGTGTAGAGATAGAGAAGGTTAAGCCGAAATCGGTCAGGGTAATTATTTTTAAAGAAAAGCATTCAGCGGTCAGCGATCAGCCATCAGCAAAAAGATCTCAAATTTCAAATCTGAAATCGAGAAAGCCGGTGGCTGATAGCTTGAGTTCACTTTAGAAACAACAGGTGATATATGCGTAAGCTTTTTGGTACGGACGGCGTGCGCGGTGTGGCCAATATCTATCCCATGACCACGGAAATAGCCATGCAATTGGGGCGTGGCGTTGCCTATGTATTTAAGGACAAAAACCGGCGGCACCGCATAGTTATCGGAAAGGACACGCGGCTTTCGGGTTACATGATTGAGAATGCCATTGCCTCCGGTATCTGTTCCATGGGGGTGGATGTGCTCCTGGTCGGTCCGCTTCCGACACCCGGCATAGCCTTTCTTACCAAGAATATGCGCGCTGACGCCGGGGTCGTTATCTCGGCCTCTCATAATCCCTTTCAGGACAACGGAATAAAATTTTTTTCCGGCAGCGGGTTTAAGCTTCCGGACGCCACGGAACAAAAGATCGAAGACCTTATTTTTTCCAAGGAAATTGACTCCCTGAGGCCCACGGCAGATGAGGTGGGAAAGGCATTCCGCATCGATGACGCCACCGGGCGTTATATCGTTTTTCTCAAGAACACGTTTCCTTCTGCCTATAGCCTGGATGGCCTGCGGATCGTGCTTGATTGCGCCCATGGGGCGGCGTATAAAGTGGCTCCGATCGTCTTTGGCGAGCTTGGCGCCGACCTGACCCTGGTCGGAGTCAACCCGGATGGGACGAATATCAACCGTGGTTGCGGGGCCCTCGATACAAAGTTGGTGCAAAATAGCGTCCGGGAACAGGGCGCTCACCTGGGGATCGCCCTCGACGGGGATGCAGACCGCGTTATCTTTGTGGATGAGAAAGGAAATAAGGTTGACGGAGACCATATCATGGCCATCTGTGCCTCTATGATGGCCGGGGAGAAAAAACTGCGCAAAAAGACCCTGGTTAGCACGGTCATGAGCAACATGGGTCTCGAGGTGTGCATGAGGAATATGGGGGGCAACCTTGTCCGTACCCAGGTCGGTGACCGTTACGTGGTGGAAGAAATGGTCAGGGGCGGGTACAACCTTGGGGGCGAACAATCCGGACATCTGATTTTTCTCGACCATATCACTACCGGCGACGGCATATTGGCGGCGCTGCAGCTCCTCGCGATCATCTGTAAGACCGGGCGGCCCCTTTCCGAGCTGGCGAAGATTATGGAATCATATCCCCAGAAGCTGATAAATATGCGGGTAAGTGTGAAAAAAGGTCTGGATGAGATTAACGGCTTTAAGAAAAAGCTGGCCGCGGCAGAGCGTGAGCTTGGGGGCCGGGGACGGGTTCTGGTGCGTTTCTCCGGCACAGAGCCGTTAGTCCGCGTGATGGTGGAGGGGGAAAGAGAGGATCAGATCGAGGCCCTGGCGCAGGATCTGGCTTTATTTCTGGAAAAGGCCTTGAAATAAGAAAGGGATGCCCTGTGCTCCTGGCGATAGATATAGGCAATACAAATATCGTATTCGGCCTCTTTAAAGGAGCCCGTCTCCTTAGAGACTGGCGTTTGCGTACAGACCCGAAGGTGACCGCCGACGGGCTCCTTATCAGCTTTTCCTGCCTTATATCCCGTGAAAACATAGCCATTTCTGAGATTCGCGGCGCGGCCATTTCCTGTGTAGTCCCTTCCATGCTTTATGCGGTCGAGACCTTTTGTCAGGAATACCTGAAAGTTAAGCCGCTGGTGGTTGGGCCGGGGATTGCGTCCCCGATAGAGATCTGTATAGATAACCCGGCAGAACTAGGGGCTGACCGCCTGGTCAATGCCGTAGCGGCCTTTGCCAGGTATCCGAAGGGCGTGATTGTCGTGGATTTCGGCACCGCCACCACATTTGATTATGTCTCGGGACGCGGGGAGTACCTGGGCGGGGCCATTGCGCCCGGTGTGCTTATTTCCTGTGAAGCCCTCTTTGCCAAGGCCGCCAGGCTGCCCCGTGCCGCTATATTTGCCAGACCCCGGGCGGTTATGGCCAGAGATACGGTAGCGGCCATGAATGCCGGTATTGTCTATGGTTTTGCGGATATGGCCGATGGTATCGTTACCCGCATGAAAAGGGAGATTGGAAGCCCGGTCAAGGTAATTGCCACAGGAGGGCTGGCTTCTCTTATCGTCTCTGAATCCAGGACCATAAAGGCAGTCGAACCCCATCTTACCCTGGAAGGGCTGCGCCTCATCTATGAGCAGAACGTCTAGATATTCAGGAATAATCAGACCCGGGAGATTGGGCAAAGGCGACCGGATCGCCCTGGTGGCTACCGGCAGCCCCTTTGAGAAAGAGGATTTTGATAGGGGCGTACAGCTTCTGGTCTCCCTGGGTTTTGAAGTCAAGCATCATCCCCTGTTATTCGAACGAAACGGTTATCTGGCCGGTTCTGATGAACATCGGGCCCGGCTTTTAACCGGGGCGCTTACAGATGATGAGGTCCAGGCCGTGCTCTGTGTACGCGGCGGCTATGGCACGCTGCGTATGTTGAGTCATATAGATGCCTCGCTATTTAAGACCCATCCCAAGATCATTTTGGGTTTTAGCGATGTCACCGCCCTCCTGAACTTTGCCTTTGACTCCGGCGGTCTGGTCACATTTCACGGGCCGATGCTGACCGGACTGCCCGGTCTTTCTGATGATGGGCTGCGTCGCTTCCTGGACCTCCTTACCAGAGAGTCGCCCCTGATTATAGCGCCTTCGCGCCGGGAGATTATTCAGAAAGGCCGGGCGCAGGGCCGGCTTATGGGAGGAAATCTTACTACCCTGGTTCACCTGCTGGGCACGCCTTACGAGCCTTCCTGGGAGGGCCGCATCCTTTTTGTTGAAGAGTGCGGGGAAAAACTCTATCGCATTGATCGCCTTTTTACCCAGCTTAAACTCGCCGGGAGGCTTTCGAAGCTGGCCGGATTGGTCCTGGGGCAATTCACAGAAGGGGTCGAAGAGGAAGAGGTGTGGGAATTTGCCCATCAGAACCTGCGGGACCTGGATATCCCGATTGTTGCGGGCTTCCCCTTTGGGCACGGCAAGGAAAATATGGCCGTGCCTATTGGCGCTATGTTCAGATTGGATGGATACGAAGGGACGCTGGAATTGACCGAGCCTTGCATACAATAGGCCTGCATTAACAGCTAACATGCCTGTCTTTTCAAAAGTTGACACTCTTATGCATCGGGCCGTGGAGGAAGGCGTTTTTCCGGGCGCCGTGCTCCTTATAGCGGCTGAGGCCAAGGTCTTATCCCATCGCGCCTACGGACATGCCTCCATTATTCCAGCCAGACAATCAATGACGACAGATACACTTTTCGACCTGGCCTCGCTTACCAAACCCCTGGCCACCACTATGGCGATTATGAACTTGGTGGCCGATGGTAAGCTGAAGATCGATCAAGAAATAGGGGATATTCTGGGTCTTGGCCGGGATAACCCCAAGGCGGGGATTACCTTGAGACAGCTTCTCTCCCACTCCTCGGGTATGCCTGCCTATCAACCTTATTTTGAGCAGTTAAGGGCTTATCCTCCGGGGGAACGAAAGAAGATATTACGCGGGTGGCTCCTGGATGAACCCTTGGCTGCTGTCCCCGGGGAAGCGGCCCTTTACAGCGACCTGGGGTTCATGCTGCTTGAATGGATAATTGAAAGGGCCTCCGGCCAGGGATTGGATGAGTTTGTCTTGGCCAGGATTTACCGGCCGCTGGGCCTGGTTTTTACCGGATTTCGGCCCCTTAACAGCCGCAGTTTACCTGATCCCGGGGTGATAGCGGCCACAGAGGAGTGCCCCTGGCGCAAAAAGGTCTTGTGCGGCGAGGTGCATGATGACAACGCCTATGCCGTGGGCGGGGTGTGCGGTCATGCCGGTCTGTTTGGCACGGCGGAGGAGTTATATGGCCTCCTTAAGATGATATTAAAGTCCTATCGGGGGGAAGTAGAGACGGGAATCTTCAGCCGTGAATTGATGACGGCCTTTCTTACACGGCAGGAGTTGCCCCGTGGAACCACCTGGGCGCTGGGCTTTGATACCCCATCCGAAGAGGGTTCAAGCGCCGGCCGGTATTTTTCCCGGAAAAGCGTCGGCCACCTCGGGTTTACCGGCGTGTCTTTCTGGATGGACCTGGAGAGAGAGATAATCATTCTCCTCCTTACCAACCGTATTCACCCCAGCCGGGCCAATGAAAAAATAAAGGCCTTCCGGCCCCTCATCCATGACGCCATAATGGAAGCCCTGATTTAAGTCTCAAAGCTCAAAGCTTTTGTCCTTGACGGGACTGGTCCGCTTAAATATACTCCTCTCTGGTTTCGTTGGCATTCGTAGGCATCTTACCGATAACTGAGCGGCCGCGGACTTCGAGTAGCAGGCCCTGAGCCAGGATCAGGAGCAGACATGAACAACTTCAGTGAAAAAGTTAGCTTTATCTGGTCGGTTGCCGACCTCATTCGCGGACCCTACCGGCCAAATCAGTACAAGGACGTCATGCTCCCCCTGACCGTTCTTCGCCGCCTCGACTGCGTGCTCGAGCCGACTAAGGAAAAGGTCCTTGAAGCAAAGAATAAATGGAGCGGCAAGGGGAAAGGGGTTTTTGACGCCAAACTGATCCGGGCTTCAGGTGTGCCTTTCTACAACACCAGTCGTTACACCTTTGAAAAGCTCAAAGGTGATCCGAACAACATCGCCGCAAATCTGACCGACTACATCAAGGGTTTCTCCATGCGGGCCCGAGAGATCATCGAGCACTTCGGATTCGAGGAACACATCGACAAGCTCAACAAGGCCGACCGGCTCTATCTGGTCGTGTCCAAGTTCTGTGATATCGACCTCCATCCGCACGTCGTCTCGAACATCGAGATGGGCTACATCTTCGAGGAGCTGATCCGGAGGTTCAACGAGGCATCGAACGAGGAGGCCGGCGATCACTTTACGCCCCGTGAGGTCATTCGCCTGATGGTGAACCTCCTCTTTATGCCGGATGGCGACATCCTTACCACCAAGGGAATCGTGAAGACCCTCTATGACCCGGCCTGCGGAACGGGCGGTATGCTCTCCGTGGCCGAGGACTACGTGCGCGAACTCAACCCCGACGCCCGCCTGGAGGTCTTTGGCCAGGACTACAACGCCCAAGCCTACGCCATCTGCGGCTCGGACATGATGATCAAGGAACAGGACATCGAGCACATCGCCTTTGGCGACAGCTTTACCGACGACCGGTTTCCTCGTCACAAGTTCGATTACATGCTGGCCAATCCGCCCTTCGGTGTGGAGTGGAAGCCGGAAGCCGACTTCATCACACGCGAACATGAAGAACAGGGCTTTGGAGGACGTTTCGGCGCGGGACTGCCTCGCATCAATGACGGCTCCCTTCTCTTTATCATGCACATGATCAGCAAAATGAAGGACCCCAAGGAAGGGGGCACCCGCCTGGGGATCGTCTTCAACGGTTCGCCGCTGTTCACCGGTGCGGCCGGGTCGGGAGAGAGCGAAATCCGCCGCTGGATCATCGAAAACGATTGGCTGGAGGCCATTGTCGCCTTGCCGGACCAGCTTTTCTACAACACGGGCATCTACACCTACCTCTGGATCGTCACCAACCGGAAGAAGCTGGGCCGCAGGGGCAAAATTCAACTGGTGGACGGAACGGCCTTCTTCAAAAAGATGCGTAAATCCCTCGGCAACAAGCGAAACGAAGTCTGCGACGATCAGCGCGATGAGATCACCCGGCTCTACGGGAATCTCAAGGATGCCGAGCACATCCGTGTCTTCGACAACGAGGATTTCGGCCACCGCCGCATCACGGTCGAGCGGCCGCTTAGGCTCAACTTTGCTGTAGACAAGGAGCGTATCGCGCGACTTGAAGAGACCAAGGCATTTGCAAATCTGGCCACCAGCAAGAAACGAAAGGATACCAAGGCTGCACAGGCGGAGATCGCCGAGGGGCGGAGGCTCCAAGAGGCAATCCTTTCCGCACTGGGCCGTCTCGATCCTAGGGGCGTCGTCAAGAACCGCGAACAGTTCTCGGAGATGGTGAAGATGGCGTTCAAGAAGGCAGGTCTCAAGATTCCCGCCGTCCTGTTGAAGGCCATCCTCATGGCCCTGGCTGAGCGGGACGAGACTGCAAATATCTGCACCGACACCAATGGCAACCCCGAACCAGATCCCGAACTCCGCGACTACGAGAACGTCCCGCTCAAAGAAGACGTGGACGAATACATGAGGCGGGAAGTCCTGCCCCACGTGCCCGACGCCTGGGTGGACGAGTCCAAGACCAAGGTCGGCTACGAGATCAACATCAACCGCCACTTCTACCACTACGCGCCGCCGCGACCGCTGGAGAAGATCGAAACGGACCTCAAGAAGATCGAGAAGGAAATCGCGGACATGCTGGCGGAGGTGACGGAATGAGCGAAAAAGACACACCCCGCCCGGGTGGAGAGATTATCGTTTACCAGGCCGAGGACGGCGGCAACCGCATCCGAGTGCTGCTGGAGGGCGAGACCGTCTGGCTGACCCAGGCGCTGATCGCCGAGTTGTTTCAGACCACCGTTCCGAACGTAAACATCCACCTGAAAAACATTTACGCGGAAGGCGAGCTGGCCGAGGAGTCAACTATTAAGGAATACTTAATAGTTCGCCAGGAAGGCTCCCGCCAAGTCTCCCGCAACGTGCTTCACTATAGCCTCGAGGCCATTTTGGCCGTGGGCTACCGGGTGCAAAGCCCGCGTGGCACCCAGTTTCGCCAGTGGGCCACCGAACGCCTGCGCGAATACATCGTCAAGGGATTCACGCTCGACGACGAACGGCTCAAGGGCGACAGCGGGCTGGTGGACTATTTCGATGAACTGCTCGCCCGCATCCGAGAGATTCGCGCCAGTGAAGCGCGCGTCTACCAACGCATCCGGGAGATCTTCGCGCTGGCCTGCGACTACCGGGAGGGCGAGGAGGAAACGCAGCGGTTTTTCGCCACCATGCAGAACAAGATGCACCATGCCGCCACCGGCATGACGGCGGCGGAGATCGTGCGACGGCGCGCGGACGCAGGCAAGGCCAACATGGGTCTGACCGCGTGGAAAGGCGGCCGGGTGATCAAACGCGACGTGGGCACGGCCAAGAACTACCTCGACACCAGGGAGATCGACACGCTCAACCGCATTACCGTGATGTTTCTCGACCAAGCCGAGTTCCGCGCCCAGCGGCGGCAGGATATTCGTATGCGCGACTGGGAAGGGTTCCTCGATAAGTTCCTGCACGACACCGAATTGCCCGTGCTCTCCGGACCCGGCACGATTAGTCGTGACGAGGCGCTCGAATGGGCGCAGGGACAATACGACGCCTTCGCAGAAAGGCGGCGACTGGAAGCGGAAACCGAGGCCGAGGCGCGGTACGTGGAAGACCTACGCACGTCCGCAAAGATGCTGGAGACGCGGCGCAAGAAACTGCGGACGCCCCCAAAGAGCAAGAAGAAGGCGAAGGGCGCGCGAAAGCAACGCGGGAGGGACGGCGAATGAGCAGGCAGTCCTATCCGAAATATAGGCAGTCCGGTGTGCAATGGCTCGGTAAGGTGCCCGATCATTGGGAGATGCTACGCCTGAAGACCATTGCGACTCTCGGCTACGGTGATTCACTTGCTGCTGATGACCGCCTTCCCGGTACGTGCCCTGTATATGGGTCAAATGGTGTTGTAGGCGAACATGATCGAGCCAACACCAAAGCGCCGTGCTTGATCGTTGGGCGGAAGGGGTCTTTCGGAAAGGTTGCTTACTCGAACATTCCTTGTTTTGCTATCGACACAACGTACTTCATTGATGACCGCTTCACATCGAATGATTTGCGATGGCTGTACTACTCCCTTCAGTGGCTTCGACTTGATTCCTTTTCAAAAGATTCCGCTGTCCCGGGCCTTTCACGCGAGGACGCCTACAACAACGTTCTCCCTTTTTGTCCGATAGAAGAACAACGCGCCATCGCCGCCTTTCTTGATCGCGAGACGGGGCGAATTGATGCGCTGGTCGAGAAAAAACAGCGGCAGATCGAGTTGCTCCAGGAGAAGCGATCCGCCCTTATCAGCCACACCGTCACCAAGGGGCTCGATCCCAACGCCCCAACGAAGGATTCCGGCATCGAATGGCTGGGTGAGATTCCGGAGCATTGGCCCGTTGTGCGGTTGCGTTTCCGTGCGAGGATTAATCCATCGAGGGCGGAGGTCAATGGACTTCCTGTGGATACCCAAGTTTCGTTTGTTCCAATGGAAGCTGTCTGTGAATACGGCGGGCTTCGTCTTGAGCAAATGAAACCCCTCGGAGATGTATCTACTGGATACACGTATTTCTGTGAAGGTGATGTCGTTGTAGCGAAGATTACACCTTGCTTTGAAAACGGTAAGGGTTCAATAGGAGAGGGGTTAGA from Thermodesulfobacteriota bacterium encodes:
- a CDS encoding class I SAM-dependent DNA methyltransferase encodes the protein MNNFSEKVSFIWSVADLIRGPYRPNQYKDVMLPLTVLRRLDCVLEPTKEKVLEAKNKWSGKGKGVFDAKLIRASGVPFYNTSRYTFEKLKGDPNNIAANLTDYIKGFSMRAREIIEHFGFEEHIDKLNKADRLYLVVSKFCDIDLHPHVVSNIEMGYIFEELIRRFNEASNEEAGDHFTPREVIRLMVNLLFMPDGDILTTKGIVKTLYDPACGTGGMLSVAEDYVRELNPDARLEVFGQDYNAQAYAICGSDMMIKEQDIEHIAFGDSFTDDRFPRHKFDYMLANPPFGVEWKPEADFITREHEEQGFGGRFGAGLPRINDGSLLFIMHMISKMKDPKEGGTRLGIVFNGSPLFTGAAGSGESEIRRWIIENDWLEAIVALPDQLFYNTGIYTYLWIVTNRKKLGRRGKIQLVDGTAFFKKMRKSLGNKRNEVCDDQRDEITRLYGNLKDAEHIRVFDNEDFGHRRITVERPLRLNFAVDKERIARLEETKAFANLATSKKRKDTKAAQAEIAEGRRLQEAILSALGRLDPRGVVKNREQFSEMVKMAFKKAGLKIPAVLLKAILMALAERDETANICTDTNGNPEPDPELRDYENVPLKEDVDEYMRREVLPHVPDAWVDESKTKVGYEININRHFYHYAPPRPLEKIETDLKKIEKEIADMLAEVTE
- a CDS encoding restriction endonuclease subunit S; protein product: MSRQSYPKYRQSGVQWLGKVPDHWEMLRLKTIATLGYGDSLAADDRLPGTCPVYGSNGVVGEHDRANTKAPCLIVGRKGSFGKVAYSNIPCFAIDTTYFIDDRFTSNDLRWLYYSLQWLRLDSFSKDSAVPGLSREDAYNNVLPFCPIEEQRAIAAFLDRETGRIDALVEKKQRQIELLQEKRSALISHTVTKGLDPNAPTKDSGIEWLGEIPEHWPVVRLRFRARINPSRAEVNGLPVDTQVSFVPMEAVCEYGGLRLEQMKPLGDVSTGYTYFCEGDVVVAKITPCFENGKGSIGEGLENGLGFGTTELHVLRPLEDLDRRFLFYVTISHTFRKIGEAYMYGAGGQKRVPDDFIRDFRHPIPAIDIQRSIAAFLDRETVRIDAMTKKIQDSIDMLREYRTALISAAVTGKIDVRKEVS
- a CDS encoding virulence RhuM family protein, with the protein product MSEKDTPRPGGEIIVYQAEDGGNRIRVLLEGETVWLTQALIAELFQTTVPNVNIHLKNIYAEGELAEESTIKEYLIVRQEGSRQVSRNVLHYSLEAILAVGYRVQSPRGTQFRQWATERLREYIVKGFTLDDERLKGDSGLVDYFDELLARIREIRASEARVYQRIREIFALACDYREGEEETQRFFATMQNKMHHAATGMTAAEIVRRRADAGKANMGLTAWKGGRVIKRDVGTAKNYLDTREIDTLNRITVMFLDQAEFRAQRRQDIRMRDWEGFLDKFLHDTELPVLSGPGTISRDEALEWAQGQYDAFAERRRLEAETEAEARYVEDLRTSAKMLETRRKKLRTPPKSKKKAKGARKQRGRDGE